Proteins encoded in a region of the Phaeodactylum tricornutum CCAP 1055/1 PHATR_bd_44x36 genomic scaffold, whole genome shotgun sequence genome:
- a CDS encoding predicted protein, which yields MVKRKHRSNLASGLQGCQQVPNCHHRTILRSTQSLESAWRILGTDPSQFYFGQSHTHGAFGNVGNASVSFLEDHDEQDLVDQNALEMAVFRRFRLAANTSGAGKMEEDAARHREQILTLRQQRKISPTTATTWQVGCPEIYHARPCNTYLAGKRRHSAQSFGV from the coding sequence ATGGTCAAGCGCAAACACCGCTCTAATCTGGCGTCGGGCCTCCAAGGTTGTCAGCAAGTCCCGAATTGCCACCATCGAACCATCCTCCGCTCAACCCAAAGCCTCGAATCCGCATGGCGGATACTCGGAACGGACCCTTCCCAGTTTTACTTTGGCCAAAGCCATACTCACGGCGCTTTTGGCAACGTCGGTAACGCCAGTGTCAGCTTTCTCGAGGACCACGACGAGCAAGACTTGGTGGACCAGAACGCTCTCGAGATGGCCGTCTTCCGCCGATTCCGATTGGCGGCCAACACTTCCGGGGCGGGAaaaatggaagaggacgcCGCTCGGCATCGGGAACAGATTCTGACCTTGCGCCAGCAACGCAAAATTTCTCcgacgaccgccacaacgtgGCAGGTGGGTTGCCCTGAGATCTATCATGCGAGACCCTGCAATACATATCTTGCCGGAAAACGTCGGCATTCGGCACAAAGTTTTGGCGTTTAG